Sequence from the Candidatus Krumholzibacteriota bacterium genome:
CTGGATATCGACTATTCCCCATTCTTTTTCAAGCATACTCTTTCTCTGCCGCCAGTATTCGAGATCCTCATTCACCCTTGTGAGCTCAGAGGTGAAAAAATCATCCATCTCGGGAGGAGTCCTCACCTGCTGGTAATATTCCTTGTACGAATTGACGATCGCGTTGACCGCCGCTTCCGCGAAGACCGGATCGAGACAGGTATATGTCACCCAGAGGACGTTCGAAGTGCTGATAACGCCAGATACAGTCGATCCCGGATTTATCTTTTCGGGAGTCTCATAACCATCCGGAAGAAACGAGGGAAGCATATCATTGGCCCTGTCAAGAACGACCTGGGAACGGACCATCTCGATCTGCGAGGCTATCTCCTCTTCCCAGGTGAGGACCCTCACATAGCTGTTAAAGACTCCCGGAGCCTCTCCCCTCTTTACAAGCATCTTGCCTACAGATTCGTAGACTGCCGGTTCCTTCAGGTTGAGAATAATCACGAAAACCGTCGAGATCAGGACTACGCCGACGATGATCCATTTTCTTCGGAAGATCACCTCGAGAAAATCCTTCACGGTCGATTCTTTTACTACACTCTTGTTTTCCATAAGGCTACTGGCTCCGTCCGACCGATCTGTAAAACTCATACATCGTCTTTACATTCACTACCTGCCATCCCCTTAGATAAAGATCGGCCGGTTTGGCGAGGATATCAAACATTTTATTAGAAAAGTCCGCTGCCGAAGATATCCTGGATTTAGGGACCATCACAATATCGTAAGGCCTTATCGCGATGTCGAGATCATAGTGGTTTCCTTTGATGATATCGTTGATATTTACTTCGATACCAACGATGTGATCGGGAGCGATCCTTCTTATCACCACAACGTTGTTCTTCCTCGCATCATCATTGAGCCCGCCCCCGGAAGCGAGAAGATTGAGAAGAGTCTGTCCCGGCCTGTAATCGTATCCTCCAGGGTTTCCGACTTCACCCAGCACATAGACCAGGCGTTTGTCGAATTCCCTTACCATCACGGCTATATCGGGATCATTGATTATCTCCGAGAACTTCTCGGTGAGGATACTGTCTATTTCATCGGTAGTCCTGCCGACTACTTCGATATCGCCGATATACGGATAGGATATCCTTCCGTCCGGGCGGATCTTTATATTTTCCCTGGAATAGTTTCTGTTATAGAGAAAAAGCACATCGATGACATCTCCGTATCCCAGAGTGTAGATGCCATCCTCTTCAGCCTGCGGAAGGGCTGAGAGATCGAGCGTCGAAGTCTCAACGATTCCAGCCCTGTTGTCGATAATCCTGTTTCCGCCTCCACATCCGCCGAGAATCAGGGCAGATAGTGTCAACAATATTACCATATCGAGGCAGAATGTAATTCTTCGCATTGGTCTCCAGATTCAGCTACTTCAGGTCCGACCCTGTAATTCCTTTAAATCGAGGAAAAGTTACCCTTTCAGGCGTAATATGTCAAACAAGAATTAGGGCAAGATGCATGCCAGAATACTAGTAGGCCCCTTTCCTGGCGATAACTGCCGGAATGGTCTTTAGCATTATTTTAAAATCAGTTACCAGACTTCTTTTCCTGATATACTCAAGATCCAGCCTCATCCATTCGTGGAAACCGATATGGCTGCGACCGGTGATCTGCCAGAAGCAGGTTATGCCTGGGGTGACTTCGAGACGTTTTTTCTGCCATGGCAGATAGTGCGCCACCTCCGACGGAAGATTCGGGCGCGGACCAACGATACTCATATCTCCTTTTATGACGTTGAGTAACTGAGGCAGCTCATCAAGGCTCGAACGCCGTAGAAACCGTCCGACCCTGGTCACTCTCGGATCCTCTTTGAGCTTGAAGATCGGTCCGTCGACTCCGCTGAGAGGCCTCAGATGACCGATTATACTCTCCGCCCCCTGTAGCATCGAACGGAACTTGTAGAAATCAAATTCCCTGCCACCCTTGCCTATCCTTTTTTGTTTAAACAGGATAGCTCCGTTCGAATCCAGTTTTATCAACAACACTATTACCGGAATGACTGGAAGGAAAAGAAGCAGGATCAATCCCGCGATGATGATGTCTGTCGCTCTCTTGAAGAAGGTGAAAAACCTGTCCTCCCTGATCTCCGTGCATTCATTCATCGAAAAAGCGGAGATCCCCGATGTAGCAATCGTCTCTTTCAGTTCCGGATATCCAGCCATCTCTCCTCCAAAAAAATGCCCAGGCCTGTGACTTCGGCCTGGGCATTGTGACGTAAAAAAACGCCTGTAATAGAAACTTACTTCACAATCCAAAAGTTAAACCAGCACCGAAGCAAATATCTATAACAAACGTTTCTCTAAGTACACCTCCCTGTACTTCATGGATTGTATCACAACGCCACCGCGCCTGTCAACTCCTAAAATCAACCGTAAACTGATTATGACATCAGGGCGGAATAAAGAAGCGGGATCATGACCTCGTGATGGCCGGTAAGGGAGATAGCTTCAGCTCCAAGGCCGGCAGGGCGCCTGAGAAGATTCTCTCCTGGGCGGTAATGCTGGATCATGTCGATATTGGCTGTCGTGAGTCTTTCAAAAGGGGCCCCGAGGTTCCTCGCCGCGCTGTAAGCCTTGAGAAAAACCTCTGGAAGGATCACAGCCGAACCGATATTCAGTACGACTCCGGTCGAATGTCCGAGGTTATGGACCCGCTGGCCGAATATACGAAAATCCCGGGCCGAGAGCTCTCCCCATTTTCCCCCGTCGTACCCAGGGTGCTGGGCGACTATATCAGTACCGATCGATATATGCATCGTAACAGGGATATCGGCCCTGTACGCCTGGGCAAGAATGCTCTTCGCTGCGTAAGGCGCTTTTGCAGTTGTTATATAGCGGCCTATCGACTCGCCAAGTCCGAGCTTGTCGTCAGATCCCGCCTCGACAGCTTCAAAAAGCATTCCGGCTGTCTCCGCGCAGAAGCCGAAGGTGCCCGTTTCGAGATTCGCAGCGACATCTTCGGAAGTCTTGCCAAAGAAGGCGATCTCGAGGTCGTGGATAGCGACAGCGCCGTTCGCTGCCAGTGCGGTAATATACCCTTTTTTCATCAGAGATATCAGGTATGGCGGGAGTCCGCATTTTATCACGTGGGCTCCTATCATCCATATCATCTCTTTTTTCTTTGCCGCTTTCGCCCTTCTGAAAGCCAGCACGAGCTTGCGGAACCTTTTCGCGGCAAGCTGATCAGGGAGAGAATCTATCCAATGCCTCAGGGCCTTTCCGCCCTTCACAGGCTCTCCATAGTCATCGACGGAGACCTTGCTTTCGCGCTCTGATATCGAAACGGTCCGGACACGGCTGAGATCGATCTCGTTATATTTGCTCGTCATCCTGGAAGATTCCCCTTTTTTCAAGCACCCTGATCGAGTCGGGACTCTGCTGATACTCCTCAAGCACCGCCTCGAAGGCCCCGACGATCACCTTCGAACGCATCAGAACAGGCATCTTGAACGTATCATCGGTCAGCCATATTGTCAACTTACCCTTGTTCTCGAATATCGCGCTCGTCTCGAGGACAGGTTCGATCACTACGCAGTCGAACTCACCGGCGGGAACAATTACCCTTTCCCGACCCAGCATCTTGATATATATCGGATAGTTTCTTCCGCTGGCATGATTCGCCATCGCCACCGCCTGCCCCGGTTCGAAATCAAGCGTCCTGACGTAATAGAGGGCGGCAAGAATATCGCGCGTATTTGGCGCAATAGGCATCTCCTTATCCTTGTAGAGCGCCAGATGTCTCTTCTGATCGAAGACATACTCCCTGTCATACTTGTATTTTCCCTCTCTCAGATGCTTCTCGAACCTCAGCGAGTAGAGATTTTCATAATCGATGAAGGATTCATGCCTGTCGCGGACCTTGAATATCTTGTCGAATACCTTGTTCGTCCTCGCAACGGAGACTATATGGTAGCATCTTACGCTGTCGATCTCCGCTATATTCCTTACTTCGAGGGTTGCCGTACCGGCGTTTATCAGCCCGTACCTGATCTGGAAGATCAGGTTCTCACCCTCGCTGAACGGCACCCTTGACGCGACAGGATTGACCAGCTCGAAACCCTCGAGCTTCTTGATACCATGGTCCTTCGTCCCTACAAGAGGCAGCTTTCCCCCTGCTTCGTCGGCAGAGATCTGCCCTGAAAAGAGGACGATAAATCCTGATAGAAGGGCTACCACCCTTCCCGGCCACATTGATGCTGAATCCACATATTTAATTATCATAATACCTTTATTACCTGTCCGTTATGCTCTTTACCTTACGCCATTTCTAATTCATATCCGTGCTTCCGGATCTTCTATTTGCAAGGAACGTGCTAGAATGGTGGAATAAGTGAGCCGCGACCCATTGTTCCAGCATCAGTTTCGCCTGTCTCGGTTATTCATGAGGTCCGTCCACAACCTGATCACTGTATCCTTGTTTATCGGTATAAAGTTACCTTTAGCATTCCTGTCGAATTTGAAAGTCTCGACAGCATTTTTATTCGCCGGATAATATTCAGGTTTTCCGTTCCGTGTCACCTCAAGGAGATAAAAGGGACCGAATCTTATAAGGCGATTATCGGCCTTTTCAAGAAGACCTGCTTTTATCATATCGATCATTTCTTCCGATGGTTTGCCTAGAGCGGAGAATCTCCATCCATCGGCCTCTTTTGTCAATGATAGCCTCGCCCGCGCATGACCTTCCGCCATGATGATGAAATTGTCATTGATATATTTGCACAGATCGACAATAGAATCATCGGCGCCTAGGGTCGTCAGGTCACCTTTTAGATTGTATTCGGCGTAGTGGATTCCGACAGATACTTTCTTCTCAAGCTCCTCTATTTTCTCTTCCGGCTGCAGATATCCCCCCTCGACAAGTTCTTCGCATGGATGCGATCTCAGAAAATCAGAATATCTTTTTATAACAAGCTCCTGCAGCTTATCTTCAGCGGCGGCGCTTTCAGATTGAGAATCGGCTGACTGGGTCATAAGGATCATTAAAACCGGAATTGCCAGAATACAGCTCAATTTTACGAATCGAGTCTTTTGTCCTCTACGCATAATATCCTCCCTTTCCCTTTCAAGCAGTTCCTAAGCTTTTGTAGCCGCCGACTTTCTCAGGTAATTTGAATTTATCCAGTTCCAGTTCAGGATCAGATGAAGCACCCCCGACAGGGCAAGGATTATACCTCCACCCTCATGCAATATTTCGTACATATTGTGAGAAAGTCTCGCGTGAATCAGCCCGGTCACGACCTGATTGACGAAGAATATCCCAAGGATCAGGTTAACAACCTTAAGAACTCCCGTCTTTTTCATGATCCACCTCCGTTTTTGAAAAATGCCTGAAGAGCATCTCTGTCATGAAAAATGATATGGCAAATACTACAGCCGGGACAACGATCCCGAAAAGAACGGATTTCATCAGTTGTCCTCCCTGCTGCCGTGATGTTTTCTCCATGAATGCCAGGCAAGTATAAGCCCGGCGAACGAAGTCACGTAAGCGAGTGTCATTCCAAGCACCATCTTCAGTCCATTGTCCATTTAGATTATCCTTTCCTCTTCCCAGTATATGAAAATCTACTTTTATCCGATCATCTCCACTCGGAGTCCGCCTTCAGGCAGACCGCCCGGCCAGCCGATTATTCCTCCCACTTCACCTTCTTCTCAAGCTCTTCCATATAACCCTTCTGCTTCTCTTCGTACGCCTTCGATATGGCGGAGAGTTTGGGGTTGATTATTTTTACCATGACAAATATTAGAACGATACCTATAGCCAGGAGGGCAAATCCGAGCGGCATCAAAAGGGCGCTCAACGCTCCCCCTATCAGTATGAGAACGTATATTACAGGTGAGATAATCACCGTCACAGTATCGTGGATCGTCCATCTCTCAGCTTCATCGCTTGTCCATTCTTTTCTGAACATCAAGATCATCTCCCTGGGTGATTGATATCAAAACAGGCGACATCTATTGTATTCCATTTTCTCCGCTCGCCGGAGCGATCGTTCCTCATAACAATCCGCGCTTTTGCGCTTCCCGCCTTACCGGGCCCCACCAGCCGACAGGCCGTGACATGACATAGAACTTGACCAGCCTGTCCATCTTCTCCGGTTTCGTGAAGAATGTCACCGGGATGAAGACAACGGCTCCGAGAAGCATCAGGAGCCAGAACTGGTGATAATCCTTCAGCTCGGGCAGAATCCCGAACGCCGGAAGCACCCAGACGACAAGCCACGAAAAAACGAGGTTCGAGACCCAGGCGGTCAGGTACCCCCAGCCGTTGAACCTCCACCAGACGACCTGTAGTATCCCCGGAAGCCATATACCCGCCGCCATTATCCAGAGGGCGAAGATCAGCCACTCAGTGATATTCTCCATTATGGAACCGAAGATAAAAGATCCAGCGAGCAGTATCACAGTCCCTATCCGTCCGACCCTGACAAGCTTTTCCTGGGTCGCCTGAGGATTGATGTAGTGGTGATAAAGGTCCCTTGTTATATAGACCGCGCCGAGATTCAGATGCGTAGATATCGTCGATATATGTATCGCCACTATGGCGGCGAAGAAGAACCCTATCATCCCCGCGGGCAGATTCTCGAAACCGAGCCGGAACCAGCCCATCTCGTAATCTTTCACATCGCTGAGGTTCGGATAGAGGACGAAAAAGGCGAGGATCGCGGCGCCCCATAGGGCGTTCCTGAAGATGACGAGAGCCGACCCTGCCCATATCGACCATGACGCGTCCTTGACCGTTTTTGCAGACTGGATCCTCTGCGCTTCGGGAAACCAGTCTATCGCGGTTCCCATGCCGAGTCCGCCAAGTATTCCGATAAACAGCATCGTCAGAAACCAGACCATCGGA
This genomic interval carries:
- a CDS encoding polysaccharide export protein — translated: MRRITFCLDMVILLTLSALILGGCGGGNRIIDNRAGIVETSTLDLSALPQAEEDGIYTLGYGDVIDVLFLYNRNYSRENIKIRPDGRISYPYIGDIEVVGRTTDEIDSILTEKFSEIINDPDIAVMVREFDKRLVYVLGEVGNPGGYDYRPGQTLLNLLASGGGLNDDARKNNVVVIRRIAPDHIVGIEVNINDIIKGNHYDLDIAIRPYDIVMVPKSRISSAADFSNKMFDILAKPADLYLRGWQVVNVKTMYEFYRSVGRSQ
- a CDS encoding sugar transferase, which produces MNECTEIREDRFFTFFKRATDIIIAGLILLLFLPVIPVIVLLIKLDSNGAILFKQKRIGKGGREFDFYKFRSMLQGAESIIGHLRPLSGVDGPIFKLKEDPRVTRVGRFLRRSSLDELPQLLNVIKGDMSIVGPRPNLPSEVAHYLPWQKKRLEVTPGITCFWQITGRSHIGFHEWMRLDLEYIRKRSLVTDFKIMLKTIPAVIARKGAY
- a CDS encoding DUF3108 domain-containing protein, with amino-acid sequence MIIKYVDSASMWPGRVVALLSGFIVLFSGQISADEAGGKLPLVGTKDHGIKKLEGFELVNPVASRVPFSEGENLIFQIRYGLINAGTATLEVRNIAEIDSVRCYHIVSVARTNKVFDKIFKVRDRHESFIDYENLYSLRFEKHLREGKYKYDREYVFDQKRHLALYKDKEMPIAPNTRDILAALYYVRTLDFEPGQAVAMANHASGRNYPIYIKMLGRERVIVPAGEFDCVVIEPVLETSAIFENKGKLTIWLTDDTFKMPVLMRSKVIVGAFEAVLEEYQQSPDSIRVLEKRGIFQDDEQI
- a CDS encoding sodium:solute symporter gives rise to the protein MVVFSFLDWFWLIAFIVLMVGSGVRFYRLGKRSEADFFLAGRGLPWWLPASSVYATHTATDTPMWVSGVVYRFGLAGLWYTFFSAWCAISAFVSTKIFRRSLAYTQAEWQSQRFGGMSGELLRGWVAGWQVFLNMFILGWVGIAMGKVCGFMFGWPLWIGLIVFSSVCAVYVLAAGYWGVVMADFQQGVIAFIVIIIVSFWGIHAAGGAAGIISKLEVMGEAGRLNPFNFTGFLSGDFPMVWFLTMLFIGILGGLGMGTAIDWFPEAQRIQSAKTVKDASWSIWAGSALVIFRNALWGAAILAFFVLYPNLSDVKDYEMGWFRLGFENLPAGMIGFFFAAIVAIHISTISTHLNLGAVYITRDLYHHYINPQATQEKLVRVGRIGTVILLAGSFIFGSIMENITEWLIFALWIMAAGIWLPGILQVVWWRFNGWGYLTAWVSNLVFSWLVVWVLPAFGILPELKDYHQFWLLMLLGAVVFIPVTFFTKPEKMDRLVKFYVMSRPVGWWGPVRREAQKRGLL